TTAGTATCTAATATTATCCCGTCAATCCCTTTTTCATAATTAAATATGCAAGAACCTATTTCTTCACCATTACCAATATCAACTATGACTGCTCTTACTGAATTAGTCCCGTAATCTACCCCGATTGTATATTTTTTACTCATCGTTCTACACCCCCAATTTAAAAGATAGTGTGATGAAACAATATAGTGCGATATTGCGGTAGTGCGATGGTTTTTCTTATGCAATTACACTTTCTACTTCAACAGGTCGCAAATATTTATGTTTTTTAAATCTACAAATTTATCGAAATCTTCTTCTGTGTCTTTATATTTTTCTTTAATTTCTCTAACATCATCAATATTCGCTAAAAAAATATCTACAATCTCTGCATCAAATTGTTTGCCGCTTTCTTCTTTAAGTATTTTAATCACTTTTTCTTCAGGAAATGCTTCTTTATAACACCTTTTTGAAGAAAGCGCATCATAAACATCAGCAAGAGCAACAATTCTTCCTTCGATAGGAATTTCCTCACCTTTTAACCGCTGCGGATAACCCGTACCATCAACTTTTTCATGATGAGATAATGCAACAATTCTTGATTTCTTTATAACGTTTACTTCAGAATCTTTTAACACCATTGCTCCGATAACAGTATGTTGTTCCATTGTTTTTCTTTCTTCCGGAGTAAGTATGCCCGGTTTCTGAAGGATTGAGTCCGGTATACCCAATTTTCCTATGTCATGCATAGGGGACGACCAGAAAATTAAATCTGTTTCTTCTTTTGAAAAGCCTTTTTTTTCTGCTATAAGTTCAGAATAATAACTTACCCGCTTAATATGATTTGCTGTTTCTTTATCTCTATATTCCGCTGCTGCACTAAGACGAAAGATGGTATCCACATGGGCACTTTTTAAATCACTTGTAAGTTTAGCGTTTTGAATTGCTACCGCTGCCTGGGAAGAAAAAGAAGATGTTATTTTTTGATGCGCCTTAGTAAAGGGAACAACAAGATTTCCTCGCATAGAGTTTATTAATTGAAGCACTCCTATAATTTTATCGTCACAACCCAGCATAGGGACTACAAGCATTGAAATTGTTTCATAACCGTATTTCCTGTCAATTGTTGAATAGTACTGGTATTCCGTATCGGCAGGAATATTTTGAACATTTGGTATATTAAGCGACCTGGAAGTAAGAGCTACATACCCGGATATGCTTTTTTTTGTTATTGGTATCTCAAAACTTTTAAAAATTTCACGGGTTTTCTTTTCGCCCCATCTTTTAAAATATGTGTTTGACCGGCTTGTCTTAAAAATAAGCTTATCGCCTTCCACAAGATAAATGGAACCGCTGTCCGCATTCGTCAATCTTTGTGCTTCCGAAAGAATCATATCCAGAAGAGTATCCAAATCATGAACGGATGAAAGTGCAATTCCAACATTTAACAGTTTTTCAAAATCTCTTGATAACATATTTTACTCTTTAAAACTTTTTTAGAACTTTTTTAAATTCGACTTTATTTTTCATCTCACTGAATTCGTATGAATTTTTTGCCAGGTCAACATATGTTTTATCTAATGAAACCGCTTTACCAAGCAATGAAATTGCTTTTGAAGTATCATCCTGAAGAGCATATAACTGTGCAAGATTAAAAAATATTCTCGCCGATTGAGGATTTATATTCAGTGCGTTCTGATAACATTCAATTGCAGGAGTATAAAATCCTTTCTTCCTATAAATAAGCCCGAGCCACTCATAAGCCTGTGCAAAATCATTTTTCCTGACAATTGCTTTAAAAAAATTAAATATTGATTCGTCTTGTTCCTTTTCATTTTCCATTATTCCCATTTCAAAATATTCAACTGCAGTTTTTTGTAAATTCGCCTTGCTTAAATATAATATTGCATTTTTATAATAACCCTTAACTCCGTAAACCTTACCAATCGATAAATATACTTCATCTTCTAATTTTAAATCAGAGGGTATATTTTTAAATACATTCACCGCTTCGTCATAATTCTTATCTTTTTCATAACAAACTCCAAGATAAACCTTAGCGTCTGTGTTTTGAGGTAAAATATAGTTTGCTTTTTTAATGCAAATAAACGCTTCTTTTACCTTATTAAACCTTATATTTAATTTTCCAAGTTCCATAAGTGCAGTAAACATATCAGGCTTTATTTTAACAATTCTCTCATACTCTTTTTCAGCGTTAGCATACATTTTCATCTTGTTATATACTTCCGCAAGTTTTAAACGCACATTTATATCGTCCGGCTTATATTTTAATACAATATTATAATTACTTACAGCCGAATTATAATTAGAAACTAGAAATTTATTCTGAGCATTTGCAATAATAATTTCCGTGATTTTATCTTTTGAGAAAAGTCCTACTATTAAAATAAAAACAAAACCCAAAAACACATAGTAGCCTGGATGAATATTATCCCGACTGCGTTCCCTAATCACTGATTTCACATCAGGTGTTTTTGCTGCGGACGAAAAACCTATCTGCTGTAAATCTTCCTCTTCCGTTTCTTTTTCCACCTTCATAGTCGTTGACTGAATATTTTGTATGCTTATTTCAGATGTATCTTTTTCGCCATCAGTTGTTGTAATTAATCTATTTTCTTTGTTACACAATATTTTAAACTTACACTCTTCAAAACAATAATTTTTATCTTCACTACTTCTTTTTTTTATACATCCATCATAATTCCCGGCAAGGAGAGTCAGCATTTCAACGGTTGGTTCATCTATTTCAGTAAACAGGACCCCCACTTCATATTGACTTATACCTTTTTCAAGACGAATAACCTTCCCTTTTACTTCAAAAGATTTAATACCCCTCAAACGAATATAAAGTGAAAAAATAAAATATTTCGGTATCGGTTCATTTATAATCAATCCAATCCCGCCCGCAGATATCTTTACAATTTTCCCAATAATAGGTTCCTGAAAAAACGGCGGTGAAAAATGAATTTCAACCGGTTCGGAAATATTTTCGATTACAGGAAATCTTATATGTTTTCGCCTTTCATTTATATCAGCCATATTGTTAAAATACGCGGCTTCGCCGCAAGATTATCCTTAGACTCTGAAGGCCTCAGGACCAAAGGGCGCAGATTTTAAAAGAGACTACACAGATGACTATAAATTGTGTTTCCTTTCGCCTTTTATCAAGGTGGTAAGCTTGTCGAACTATAATCTGTATAATCTGTCGTTTAATCGGTGTAATCAGAAATTGTTTGGATTTTCAAACTATTTAAATATACAAATTTTATTGACAACTGTCAAGATATTTTATAGTATCTTAGTAGTAAACGCGAATGAACGCAAATAAAAAAGGAACGCAAATATATGCGAATAATTCGCGACAATTCGCGTTGAATTGGCTATCATTTACGTTTCTGAACGAACCTGCCTAACGGTAGGCAGGAGTGAGGATTATCTCATGAAATATATTTTCGGACCTATACCATCAAGAAGATTCGGATTATCGTTAGGTATTGACATTATTCCTTTCAAAAAATGTACACTTGATTGTATTTACTGTCAAATTGGAAGAACAACCGACCTTACACTTCAAAGAAAACCATATGTTGCAGTAAAACCCATACTTGAAGAATTAAAACAAATCCTTAAATTAAAAACCAAAATAGATTGTCTGACATTTTCCGGAAGCGGCGAACCTACATTAAATTCAAATATCGGCAAAATGATATCTGAAATAAAAAAAATTACAAAGA
This is a stretch of genomic DNA from Elusimicrobiota bacterium. It encodes these proteins:
- a CDS encoding HD domain-containing protein, yielding MLSRDFEKLLNVGIALSSVHDLDTLLDMILSEAQRLTNADSGSIYLVEGDKLIFKTSRSNTYFKRWGEKKTREIFKSFEIPITKKSISGYVALTSRSLNIPNVQNIPADTEYQYYSTIDRKYGYETISMLVVPMLGCDDKIIGVLQLINSMRGNLVVPFTKAHQKITSSFSSQAAVAIQNAKLTSDLKSAHVDTIFRLSAAAEYRDKETANHIKRVSYYSELIAEKKGFSKEETDLIFWSSPMHDIGKLGIPDSILQKPGILTPEERKTMEQHTVIGAMVLKDSEVNVIKKSRIVALSHHEKVDGTGYPQRLKGEEIPIEGRIVALADVYDALSSKRCYKEAFPEEKVIKILKEESGKQFDAEIVDIFLANIDDVREIKEKYKDTEEDFDKFVDLKNINICDLLK
- a CDS encoding tetratricopeptide repeat protein; protein product: MADINERRKHIRFPVIENISEPVEIHFSPPFFQEPIIGKIVKISAGGIGLIINEPIPKYFIFSLYIRLRGIKSFEVKGKVIRLEKGISQYEVGVLFTEIDEPTVEMLTLLAGNYDGCIKKRSSEDKNYCFEECKFKILCNKENRLITTTDGEKDTSEISIQNIQSTTMKVEKETEEEDLQQIGFSSAAKTPDVKSVIRERSRDNIHPGYYVFLGFVFILIVGLFSKDKITEIIIANAQNKFLVSNYNSAVSNYNIVLKYKPDDINVRLKLAEVYNKMKMYANAEKEYERIVKIKPDMFTALMELGKLNIRFNKVKEAFICIKKANYILPQNTDAKVYLGVCYEKDKNYDEAVNVFKNIPSDLKLEDEVYLSIGKVYGVKGYYKNAILYLSKANLQKTAVEYFEMGIMENEKEQDESIFNFFKAIVRKNDFAQAYEWLGLIYRKKGFYTPAIECYQNALNINPQSARIFFNLAQLYALQDDTSKAISLLGKAVSLDKTYVDLAKNSYEFSEMKNKVEFKKVLKKF